CTGCCATTTCCACACGATACTGAAATAACTGCCCTAGTTGCCTACACGGTTATGGCAGTTTGCAAGCTGTAAAAACAGTTCAAAACAAGGCTGCACTGCCTTTTTAAGAGGCTATGCACATGGCTTCCACAGCTCAAGCAATAAAAGGATATCTTGCAGGTGAATCTTTCATGGCTGTCAGGAAATTGTCTTGCTGTGCTCCTGgaaatacacacaaatgaacTTCAAAATGTGTCTAAGTGCAGAATGTATGTCAAAACATAGGTTGcagctgttatttttatttatagatagAACTATAGAGACAAATAAGGTTTACACACTCCaatcaaaatacaaaaggaaATCATGAACCAAATGCACGACTTTTATGGACTGCCATTTCTAGGTCTGTATTCAAAACCTGCAGATTAATGTGTGGCCTAGTGGGAAACTACAAACTAAAACAGAAGGCTTGCCTTCCAACTTAAAAGTAATCAAATCAGTGCAGACTTTTCCAAAGGATGTAAAAAGTGATTAGAACTTATGGTTTactaaaagataaataatttggGGGATGCACTTTGAATTagagaaaaaggcaaaatattACGAGATGACTTCATTTATATCagattcattttctttgattAACTTTGGTTAGATCAAACATATGCAATAAAGGCTCTGACACacgactttttgtttttcaaaaacagTGGTTTGCCATACCAACATGCCAACTGTTTCACAAACTGATTTTTGTGATAGTTAGTCACACAGcaacttttcaaaaaatattgtatgaCAGTAGCTTCCCTTTCTAATTATggcattgataaaatatttttaaaggtgtaaggtataataaaatacaagtaTTGTTTGACTGACAAATTAGCAACTCCTGAGCTCTTAAGGCAAACCATCCATCATTAATGTATTGATTTTatctttcgtttttttaaacCAGCTGTCTGAAAATGCTAAGTTTTGAAAAAGTCTTTAATTTAGTTCAACTGCATGAGTAATGCTGTTAAGataagcaaacacaaaatatgaaaataagaaatatatcCTTTTGTAGCAATTGGATAATTCAGAGGAGATGAGGATAACTAAAAGCAATGTAGTAAGGGATACATCAGAGGCCCTATAAACAGCTGATAATTTTCCCATCAGTTAAGCTACGTAATTAAGTCTTataaacaaacttacaaatTAATATTCTTAAGCaacatttggttttttttttcatgtcattttacTCATAGATTCTGTTGTTACATCAAAACCACtaatttatgattatttacaGATTTCATGAGATTTATGAAAAATTAGCTTTTAGTTATTTTAGCCTTACTATTGTAACCATCAGTTCCCCCCCTGCCCTGAAAAAAGTGCTCATACATTTTGTCCTAACATCCTTTTAAAGTTTGAAGATTTTTGATATAGTTATATATTAAGTTAATTGTTGGTAATTTCTGATACAGTTATACATCGATTCACTtagatgttgctgttgttacttTTAAGATTAGAACAGGCTAAATTAATGTTCATCTACCAATGATTTCAAACTTCTAAAATCCATGGagcaattttatttacaataggTTAAATGTCAGGGCTCAATTTTAGTGATTATAGCTACTCTCTTTAAATCTGTATGCTTTCACATAAAAATCTGGACCGTGATGAAATGCAAATAATGCTATATTAAATTTGTGTTGTGAGCTTTAATTTGTGCGTGACAGTGTTGTATGGTGGTAAAATCAAACAGGAGATGCAGCAGAATGCATGTGGTTCAAATGAAAATAGCCATAAAGGGATTATTTAATTGGTGTTATTCGTACTATATTTACGTAGATATGAACAAGGTTATTAGCTTCTTTTGACAATTTGTGTACACTATCATTCTTGCTGTAGATTAGTAAGGGATAAGCAGTAATGTAAATATGTTCCTGCTATAAATGtggtttaaaaaattgttctatGCAAATAGACTGCTGAGGCTGTCAGCTTCAGAATTGATAGAGTCTTgtaatttttaacaatatttccCTCCTTCCACCATACCAAGAGTCCAATCTCATTTATAGTAATAAGTTATAAATGGCTATTAAAAGCATACTCACGTAATATGAGGTTAGTGAGAACACAGGCAAAGATGTATATACAATGAACTGACAAGGACAGTATGAAGAGATAGAAGTAGCGATAGTTTCTCTTGCCAACACAATTGCCAACCCATGGGCAGTGATGATCAAATctctctgaaaataaacataaatgtgttaattagaaaataaatacaccTGTAATTATGAGAAAATCTATTTCCTACTGTTTTCAATACATGTTATTGataaaaaaagttcagaaatatAATTCACTTGCCCAAAATTATGAAATAGTTATATCAAATTgtttcaaaactaaataaataaaaaatgaatgcGCTGCAATCTCAAGAAATTGTGACATCTGTTGTGCATGCAATTTCACACTTTGGGCACTTCCTAAATCATAAGctattatacatttatttagttaacTTTAATAATTATCCTGCTTCTTTAAGAATAAGTAATGTCGAGAgcttttgttcattattttttatttttatgaagtgCACATCTAAAAATCTCCAATAAGCCTATTATGGCGTAATATGACTAGACAGCTATATAACAGACAACAgatgcaaaaattatttcaaaagtgtACACACCAACACAGTTGTCACACAAGCTGCAATGTGAAGCCCGTGGTGGTCGAAAGATCTTGCAGGTAAAGCAGTACTTCAGCTTTATTACCTGTCCTTTGACAACTACCTCTTTTGTACGAGGTGGTGGTCTGTAAGTAGTACCAGGTGAGCCAGCATTTGGAACTTCTGAAAATGTAGAAGAAACTTATAAACAACTGTCTGTCTAAAatttctgcaaacaaaattatttaaaaaaatgtgagcctcatttatttttaaaatatatttgtctggTTATGGTTTCTTCACTGATGATTagcattaaataaatgaatataagcTGCGTGTAAGTAATATCCACTCCTAAAAATGCATAACTGGCATACAGTAAATGATATGTCTAACAGATAGTGTTTCAGAGAGTCTACAATATATATTCCAATGAACAGTGAATAATTAAAAGTCATTGTTCCTAACTGTACACTAGCTGAGCTAGTATTTCATACTGTAGTGTCTGATCAGCAACAGAGAGAGgaggtaaaaaacaaacatctccaTTACCATGGAACTTTAAGGTGGTCAagatcacaacaacaacaacaaaaatagctgCTACTACAGAACATAAAACAAGTGTCAATTTAGTTCATTTAACTCCACATATTaggattttttaatattttaatctgaaaattttttcttaatctgAGATGGCATATAGTAACTTGGGAGCTTAAATTAATCTCTGTtcttttttaatacttaatgTCTCACAGGTGCCTAGATGGATAACTAGCATTAATAATGCATGATTATCGTATAAAGTTCACTGGTTTAACAATGCTAACTACTGCAGTCAAGTTAACCCAatagtatacatatatatgtaaatcaAATCCATACCAAGCTGTTTCTCCAAATCAGCTGCTTCCTCTGAAGTTGCCCGAGGAATGACCCCAGGATCACTAAAGCTAGTTCTGAACAGTGTTGccatgacaaaaatgaaaagtgctCCTCCAATAGCTGGGATTGCAGGTGTAACATGTAGCGCCAAGTAGACACAGCTAACAACCAGggaaaaattacttttagtCGACAGTTTATGTCATTCATAGTCTACGTTAGTACTTATCACAAAAGTGTTTCTGTTTAAACCAAGCTTATTAATAAGTGAATTTAATAAATAACCATTTTACATCATAAAACTCTTCATAAAATTGATACAAcacattcttgttttaaaactgtcaaataaaaaggcagatttaaagataaaataaagatgtgACATGTAATATTCACACCTTATAATCaatcttgcagccctatgcttctcgaggagtaacaaggaataaacaacaaatataatcaATCTAATATTTTGCTTCAGAAGAAATACGAATTATTGCTAATATTAACTGTCAAATGATGAACTGCTGTGATAAAGTATGTGGTACATTTGactattattagtagtaatatAGCGTAAGTTGACtaatcattttaacaagaaGTGAAATGATGAGATCTAGAGCAATTCTTGAATTAAAAGTCAATATTGCTAATGGTAAAATCTCAAAATTACTAAAAGTTAAATGCTTAGATATACACGTCTGGTGCACCAAAACTCTTCATATGTGTACAATCAATTCTCAAGATATGGTAATCCCTTAGATATGTTATATTTTGTGACTTtattatatttagaaaaaagaaattaagatgCATTTGAGTGACACTGTCAATACTTTCTATTCACATTTATTAACCGCAGACTCCGTTCGGAAATATTTCactttaagaacaaaaactgatatagtatttataaataacacaaaGTCAGGTAGTCTGAATCAATTGGTATCCTCGTTAGGACTGTTGACTTACTCAAAACCGAAGAACAATCCACTGGTCACGATGATTAATGTACACGTGAGATAGAATATTCCAGTCTGCCGTGCCATCATTATCCGCCCGTTGCAATGATATTTGTTCTTGCCCGGGAGAACTTCCCAACGTCGCTGAAGCTTCTTTGCCATGATATCTTTCGTATCTTCGACGGTGTCAGGAAGCTTCGTCGGTGGCGACTGTGTTGTTGGAACTGGAGCGTAGTAAGAATATGGCTCTTTCATTAGCGACGACACCTTCATCCAAAAAGTGTACTAAGATTTTGTCAGTTACTTCAATCATCCCAGTCGGGGTAACGTTCTTCGTAACAGATCAGTCCATCAAAGTCAACACAACATTCTCTGTCGTCCATGGTAAAACTAAGCACATTTCGCTTTGGCGATTGTCACAGGTCGCCCTGGATTTGTTGATCATAATGACATGCGCATTGGCACGAATTACAATGAGTAATGAAAGTTTCGTATTCAAATCGGCATgcaaataacattattatttcagtATTAGGTCTTTTTATCAACATTAAATGGCATCAAGCTTGCTCCATTTATTTCAATCGTTTAAACACGTATCTGGTCTTCTT
The sequence above is a segment of the Pomacea canaliculata isolate SZHN2017 linkage group LG6, ASM307304v1, whole genome shotgun sequence genome. Coding sequences within it:
- the LOC112565627 gene encoding palmitoyltransferase ZDHHC18-like isoform X7, with protein sequence MEQHEEKSPAINSSSPSSLSSGKDVNVPTTQSPPTKLPDTVEDTKDIMAKKLQRRWEVLPGKNKYHCNGRIMMARQTGIFYLTCTLIIVTSGLFFGFDCVYLALHVTPAIPAIGGALFIFVMATLFRTSFSDPGVIPRATSEEAADLEKQLEVPNAGSPGTTYRPPPRTKEVVVKGQVIKLKYCFTCKIFRPPRASHCSLCDNCVERFDHHCPWVGNCVGKRNYRYFYLFILSLSVHCIYIFACVLTNLILRAQQDNFLTAMKDSPASVIEAIICFFSVWSIVGLAGFHSYLVASELTTNEDIKGSFTSKRGQDNFNPYSKGSIFKNCMQVLCGPTPPSLLDRRGYVVPDAIQSNVSGAEANKECESNSVNVRHEYYGSTTVTNQKTGNMGTSTIPDFTSPAVITSSEEVLPSNDSIKKKEMISYQSPDGSINSKLPPVNGTSSPATCGGKKNHIWDMTFNQLNYLGDSTMVAGN
- the LOC112565627 gene encoding palmitoyltransferase ZDHHC18-like isoform X9 → MEQHEEKSPAINSSSPSSLSSGKDVNVPTTQSPPTKLPDTVEDTKDIMAKKLQRRWEVLPGKNKYHCNGRIMMARQTGIFYLTCTLIIVTSGLFFGFDCVYLALHVTPAIPAIGGALFIFVMATLFRTSFSDPGVIPRATSEEAADLEKQLEVPNAGSPGTTYRPPPRTKEVVVKGQVIKLKYCFTCKIFRPPRASHCSLCDNCVERFDHHCPWVGNCVGKRNYRYFYLFILSLSVHCIYIFACVLTNLILRAQQDNFLTAMKDSPASVIEAIICFFSVWSIVGLAGFHSYLVASELTTNEDIKGSFTSKRGQDNFNPYSKGSIFKNCMQVLCGPTPPSLLDRRGYVVPDAIQSNVSGAEANKECESNSVNVRHEYYGSTTVTNQKTGNMGTSTIPDFTSPAVITSSEEVLPSNDSIKKKEMISYQSPDGSINSKLPPVNGKKNHIWDMTFNQLNYLGDSTMVAGN
- the LOC112565627 gene encoding probable palmitoyltransferase ZDHHC14 isoform X10; protein product: MEQHEEKSPAINSSSPSSLSSGKDVNVPTTQSPPTKLPDTVEDTKDIMAKKLQRRWEVLPGKNKYHCNGRIMMARQTGIFYLTCTLIIVTSGLFFGFDCVYLALHVTPAIPAIGGALFIFVMATLFRTSFSDPGVIPRATSEEAADLEKQLEVPNAGSPGTTYRPPPRTKEVVVKGQVIKLKYCFTCKIFRPPRASHCSLCDNCVERFDHHCPWVGNCVGKRNYRYFYLFILSLSVHCIYIFACVLTNLILRAQQDNFLTAMKDSPASVIEAIICFFSVWSIVGLAGFHSYLVASELTTNEDIKGSFTSKRGQDNFNPYSKGSIFKNCMQVLCGPTPPSLLDRRGYVVPDAIQSNVSGAEANKECESNSVNVRHEYYGSTTVTNQKTGNMGTSTIPDFTSPAVITSSEEVLPSNDSIKKKEMISYQSPDGSINSKLPPVNGDSTMVAGN